The nucleotide sequence AATCGCTTCTACTTCCTCTCCATTTTTGCAAAATTCTTTCACTCTATCAAAGTTGTACGGCGCCTTAAAAAGCAACGGCTGTTTTTCCTTATAATAAACTTTGGCAAAGTCCTCGGGAGCATGGTGAATTTTCACGAGGTTAGCGCTTGTCGGGATAGGGCTTGACGGCAGCAAGTTCTCACCAGTCAACTCATTAATCATCGTTGACTTACCTGCTGAAAAGTGGCCGCAAAAAGCCACGATAAATTCTTCGTCATGCAGTTTTTTTAAAAATAATTTGGCTTTTCCGGCCCGCTCCTCATCCCCGGCCTGTTGAAAAATCTCAAAAAGACCGACGGTTTTAGAAATCACTTGGGGCATTGATTGCTGGATAGTTGCTACTGACATTCTGTTAAATCTCCTTATATTAAGTTTCTCAGCTATTTGCAAGTTTCTTTTATTGTAAACGATTTTCGTCAACTTTCCCATACGAAAAAAAAGAAGGCCTCGATAGCCTTCTTCTAGTTTATTATTTAATTTATAATCAATTGTGCGGTGCTTGTGGTTTGCCGACGTGGCCGACTACATATTTCATTACGCCTCCATATATCACAACTGTCGCCGTTACAAACATCCAAACCATGAAAAGCACCGTCCTTTTGATTAATATTTTTTCACAAGTTGAGAATAATTTTCATCTTCAATTACATCTTAGCATGGCCGATAATGATTTTCAATTATATTTTTATTTTTTTCTGTTTTTTAATTTTGTATACTCTCTATCGATTTCTATTTCGCTAATCAAAGTGCATGAAATCAGAGAAATTGCTTCTCATTCAGCGAGCCTTCTAGTGTGAATTTGCCCTTTAGTCGCTTCGCTTTCTCAGAAGTTGAATGACATCCTTGCATTCCCTCATACAAGGTCATGCGAGTGCATGACGGAAGGACTTTCACAACCTCCGTTCCAATTAATCATATAACATCCACACGGACCTTTATTGAAAAAAGCTGGCGCTAGATCCTATTATTTGACCAATACTCTCATCACCTGCAATGATTAAAAGGGCTGACTATACGTACGTTGGGATAACCGCTTTTACTTCTTGCTCAGTACTTTCCAACCACATTTCTACGAGCTTCATTCCGTCAATCAGCTCAATACTTATCCCCTCCGCGTATTCTTTGGCGGCCTTGGTAAAAGAACCGATATTGATTACATATCCCCCTTTGGCTCCTTGCTTGATCATGTTGGAATGGAGTATGGCAATGGCTTCATATCCTATATCCTCCTTGCAACATTTAACTTGCCCTAAAAATAATCCTTCCTTGATCGTGTGTTCAAAGTCAACCCCAAAATCTCCGTTTGGGGGAGATACCCAGGTCGTGCCCCTCTTGTTTTTTCGATTGCCTCCGCCACAAATAACTCAAAAGCTAACGGATCTTCCCTAATGAAAGCAGCTGAATAGTTTTCAGGCTGATCTTTATGTTCTTTTTTAAATCTTAAATAAAGACCCATTGCCAGCGTTTGTTTGATCTGTTTACTCATGTCCATTTGATGGGCAATCAGGGCTGTTTGATAAGTATTTTTCTTTTTGTTATGTGAAAATGAAGAAATGCAACGATTAAAATTAGGCCCGCTATTACTTCAATAAGCAACAAACATAATCCCTCCTTAGGTCATAGTTGTCGGCATTATGTTCAATAAATATTCACTAATCATGATTTAAAAACAAGGCTCTGTTATACTTGAATGTTGATTTTAACTGCAGGCGGACGCTTTCCGCAGGCGGTCCGTGAGTCTCCTCGTTGTATGCACTCCTGCGGGGTCTCGCCAGGAAGCTCTTTTGCCGCTGGAGCCACCGCCTTCCGTTGCGATCAACGGTGGAAAAACAACATTTATCTTTAACAGATCCAAAAACAAAAAGACAAAAAATGAGTACCCATTAAGGTACTCAAGTAGAAATCTCTGTAGCATTCTCTTTGTTACATTCATTCGCTCTTTCACTTATGCTTATCCGACCATGACAAGCTTATGGCTGTTTCGTGTAACAGCGTGCTGAAAAGGCTCTTTCTATTGAGTGATCGTTATGGCCTGACATCAGAGACAATCAACTGTTGTTTCTTATTATTCTCACTGTAAGCAGCAGTTACTTTATCCCATCCGCCACCATGTCGATACTTTTTCAGTCCTGATATATAACTGATTTTGAAATTCTTATTCCTTGATCACCCATGACATTCGAAATTCTTACGAATCTACCTTTCTGCATTCTATACACCGCTGCTTGATCAGTTAAAAAACGCCCCTTCCATTACTTTACTAAAAAGTAATGGAAGGGGCGTTACGATGTTTTAAACCCTTGGTGATGAAAAAGAATCTTGCTGAATGTACACGATATTATGAAACTTTCGATTCTGCCAGTTTAACAACCTTTTTGTTCTTGCTGCCAAGTTCGTTAAATAAGATATTCAAGAAAATGGCAGTCAGACTGCCGGCAACGATACCATTGCTCGTTAAAATTTGGACACTGGATGGCAGGCCGGCAAATAATCCCGGCACCACCGTTACTCCAAGCCCCATACCGACTGAGCAAGCAATGATTAATAAGTTTTCCTGAGAAGACATATCTGCCCGGCTCAGCATTTTAACTCCTTGGGCAACAACCATCCCAAACATGGCTACCATCGCTCCCCCTAGAACAGCGGAAGGAATAATCGTTGTAAAGGCACCAATTTTTGGCACCAAGCCAAGAATAACTAAGAAACCAGCTGTATAATAAATAATCGTTTTAGATTTCACACCGGATAACTGCATGAGACCGACGTTTTGTGAAAATGCTGTGTAAGGAAAAGCATTAAAAATAGCGCCGAGTGTATAAGCAAGACCTTCTGCACGATACCCTTTTGCTATATCTTTTTCTGATATTTCCTTGTCGCAAATATCAGAAACGGCAAAGTAAACACCTGTTGATTCTACCATGCTCACCACTGCCACAAGAATCATCGTAATAACCGATGCCCATTCGAAGGTTGGCCATTCGAAGTAAAATGGATGCACCATATGAACAACCGCCGCATCTTTTACAGGTGAAAAATCTACCTTTCCCATAAAAGCAGCGATCACTGTGCCCGCAAGCAACCCAATAAGCACTGCAATAGAACGGACAAAGCCTTTAAAAAAGCGGAATAAAGCAATAATAATAAATAAAGTAGCAAATGCTAGAATAATATTAGATGCAGAGCCAAAATCCTTGCTTCCCTGTCCACCCGCCATATTGTTCATTGCCACTGGAATAAGTGTAAGTCCAATAATGGTTACCACTGATCCTGTGACGACCGGCGGAAAAAAGCGGACGAGACGGCTGAAAAAAGAAGAGATTAACAAGACAAATATCCCTGACGCTAATACTGCTCCGTAAATCGCTGAAAGCCCATGTTTCTCACCAATCTCTACCATCGGACCGACAGCTGTAAATGTACATCCTAAAACGACCGGCAAACCAATTCCTACAAAGCGGCCTTTCCATACTTGTAGGAAAGTCGCCACTCCACACATGAAAATATCAATAGAAACTAAGTATGTGAGTTGTTCAGCTGTCATCCCCATCGAATTTCCGACAATCAACGGGATAATCACAGCGCCGGCATACATTGCTAACACATGCTGAAAGCCTAATGAAGCTGATTTTAAAACGGAAGGTTTCATACGAGTGCTCCTTCTGCAA is from Bacillus sp. PK3_68 and encodes:
- a CDS encoding restriction endonuclease; protein product: MCGGGNRKNKRGTTWVSPPNGDFGVDFEHTIKEGLFLGQVKCCKEDIGYEAIAILHSNMIKQGAKGGYVINIGSFTKAAKEYAEGISIELIDGMKLVEMWLESTEQEVKAVIPTYV
- a CDS encoding nucleobase:cation symporter-2 family protein; translated protein: MKPSVLKSASLGFQHVLAMYAGAVIIPLIVGNSMGMTAEQLTYLVSIDIFMCGVATFLQVWKGRFVGIGLPVVLGCTFTAVGPMVEIGEKHGLSAIYGAVLASGIFVLLISSFFSRLVRFFPPVVTGSVVTIIGLTLIPVAMNNMAGGQGSKDFGSASNIILAFATLFIIIALFRFFKGFVRSIAVLIGLLAGTVIAAFMGKVDFSPVKDAAVVHMVHPFYFEWPTFEWASVITMILVAVVSMVESTGVYFAVSDICDKEISEKDIAKGYRAEGLAYTLGAIFNAFPYTAFSQNVGLMQLSGVKSKTIIYYTAGFLVILGLVPKIGAFTTIIPSAVLGGAMVAMFGMVVAQGVKMLSRADMSSQENLLIIACSVGMGLGVTVVPGLFAGLPSSVQILTSNGIVAGSLTAIFLNILFNELGSKNKKVVKLAESKVS